In one window of Desulfuromonas sp. DNA:
- the nifE gene encoding nitrogenase iron-molybdenum cofactor biosynthesis protein NifE, translated as MTPKPKIKDLLDESACAHNKTRKTACNAPTPGATTGGCAFEGAQITLFPYADAAHLVHGPMTCLGASWETRATKTGWEGRDLTQVGFTTGISTKDVVFGGEQKLLDAIGYIVERYAPEAVFVYATCVTALIGDDIDAVCRHAEGKHGVPVVPVHAPGFVGSKNLGSRLGGEAALAGLIGTAEPEEATPFDINLIGEYNVTGDMWQYSHLLEELGIRVLSTLSGDGRIARIRTAHRARLNVIVCAKSLVSLTRKMEERYGIPSVSLSFYGKRDTSAGLLAIAEALGDAELVARTRRLVAREEAKLEEKLKPYREVFRGKKAVLNTGGNKSWSIASALQDLGIEVVATAVKKATEADREKAREHLGEKGVLMMNPGAEQSKIIDETGAHLLLAGGRSLYTAIKKGIAFADVNQEKKKSYGGYGGLLNLAEDLKNALENPVFTNVARRAPWEK; from the coding sequence TTGACACCCAAACCGAAGATCAAAGACCTTCTCGACGAAAGCGCCTGCGCCCACAACAAGACGCGGAAGACCGCCTGCAACGCGCCGACTCCGGGGGCGACGACCGGCGGCTGCGCCTTCGAGGGGGCGCAGATCACCCTCTTTCCCTACGCCGACGCCGCCCACCTGGTCCACGGGCCGATGACCTGCCTCGGCGCCTCCTGGGAAACCCGCGCCACAAAGACGGGCTGGGAGGGGCGCGACCTGACCCAGGTCGGCTTCACCACGGGGATCTCCACGAAGGACGTGGTCTTCGGCGGCGAGCAGAAGCTTCTCGACGCGATCGGCTACATCGTGGAGCGCTACGCCCCCGAGGCCGTCTTTGTCTACGCCACCTGCGTCACCGCCCTCATCGGCGACGACATCGACGCGGTCTGCAGGCACGCCGAGGGCAAGCACGGTGTCCCGGTCGTCCCGGTCCACGCTCCCGGCTTCGTCGGCAGCAAGAACCTCGGCAGCCGCCTCGGCGGCGAGGCGGCCCTGGCGGGCCTGATCGGCACGGCGGAGCCGGAAGAGGCCACCCCCTTCGACATCAACCTCATCGGCGAGTACAACGTCACCGGCGACATGTGGCAGTATTCGCACCTGCTCGAGGAACTCGGCATCCGCGTTCTCTCCACCCTGAGCGGCGACGGCCGCATCGCCCGGATCCGCACCGCCCACCGCGCCCGGCTCAACGTCATCGTCTGCGCCAAGTCCCTCGTCTCCCTGACCCGCAAAATGGAGGAGCGCTACGGCATCCCCTCCGTCTCTCTCTCCTTCTACGGCAAGCGCGATACCAGCGCAGGCCTTCTCGCCATCGCCGAAGCCCTGGGGGATGCGGAGCTGGTCGCTCGGACCAGGCGCCTGGTCGCCCGGGAGGAGGCGAAGCTGGAAGAAAAGCTCAAGCCGTACCGGGAGGTTTTCCGCGGCAAGAAGGCGGTGCTCAATACCGGCGGCAACAAGAGCTGGTCGATCGCCTCGGCCCTGCAGGACCTGGGGATCGAGGTGGTGGCCACGGCGGTGAAGAAGGCCACCGAGGCCGACCGCGAAAAGGCGCGGGAGCATCTGGGGGAGAAGGGGGTGCTGATGATGAACCCCGGCGCCGAGCAGTCGAAAATCATCGACGAGACCGGGGCGCATCTGCTGCTGGCCGGCGGGCGCAGCCTTTACACGGCGATCAAGAAGGGGATCGCCTTCGCCGACGTCAACCAGGAGAAGAAGAAGAGTTACGGCGGCTACGGCGGCCTGCTGAACCTGGCCGAAGATCTCAAAAACGCGCTGGAGAACCCGGTCTTTACAAACGTCGCCCGGAGGGCCCCATGGGAGAAGTGA